The Leishmania infantum JPCM5 genome chromosome 26 DNA window GTCTGCAAGCCGCCTCCAtggaaagaaaaacaaagtGCTTGAGTGTGCGAGAGAGATAGCTTTCGGGAGCCCCGTAGCGAATGTAACCCGTCTGCTGGAAAGAGACGATAAACCGGTGCGGGATGAAAGGAATCCGCGCGTCGGAAAAGAATACGCatttgaaaaaaaaagaatacCGCGTGGGTTGGCGAGCCAAAAGACGACTAACTGCGCCCGGATATACAGTCGTTTGTGTTATGGATGCAACAGTGTCACTTTCTCCAGCACAGGGGGTCGAGATATCCTCATGGCCTCAGCGACAGGGAGAAAACGCCGCTTGTGCGTGCAAGAGTGCAGTACAAGAACGGCAACGAGTAGCACGTGCAAAAAGGGATAAGAAGCCGACTGACCGTGTAGGCGCTGGCGCCACACCTCCGCAATTTGCTTTGTGACCGCCACGCAAAACGATAGCGGGAAACGGAGGGTTTAAGGAAAGCGATATGCCTGAAGCCTGCCCTTAGCAGCGGACTTGGTAGCACGAGAGTAAAAGGGAAAAGCAGGGACGCGTGAAGGCAGTGAACAGGAAGATGGGTAGTTACGAAAGAAAGAGTGGATGCAGAGGCTGATTCACGTTTTTGTGATCGCTTTGCAACACTAGAAAGGGAAAGCATGAAGGAGAACAGGTAATAAATGCATTGGCTTTCTCCAGAGTTGCCCACCACGCGTATATGGCAAccggcgcggtggcggtggtgtccACACAGCGCAgatgagaaaaaaaaaaccgtAGAGCAAGGTCAGTTTTTGCTTTGTTGTCTTTCCTTTCTTGGTCAAGACACCCGCACGTTACAGCGTAATGTTATGCCGGCACAGCCACTGCACATATGTTTCCACCTCGTCATTGTACAACTGAGGCACAACAACCTCCTCACACCGCTCCACTGTTATCCCCTTCTGCTCACCGGAAGACATTGAGCCTTCCTGTGCCTCCGAAAGGAAGAAATGCTCACCCTTGTCGTAGTTGCTGTTAAGTTCGTCGGCTGCCAGAATTCCACTGCGGTAGTCTTTGAACTTCACGAATGCAGTTCCCAGAAAGCGGCCAGTTTTCCTGTGGCGCACGAAACGAACGTCAACGATTTCACCGAACTGCGAAAAGACGGTTACAATATCTCCTTCAGATATCTGAGGGGTGCTGCTATCGTCCCTTGCATCCTTCGGCGGCTGGCTAAGCAAACGCCTTATGACGATCCACGGCGCGCTTCCTAGCAAGGCGTGATACTCAGGCGTGTAGGGGCCGGAGTTTCCGCTGCGGTACTTCTTCATTATGACCCCACACCGGAGCAGAGCGGATGTGCTACGGAGAGTAAGTCGCAGCTACCGTTTTTGCTTCTTCGCTTCCATAAAAGAACGAGAGTGTTGCGATTAAGAAGCGGAAGAAAGGCTGAAGAGAAGTTTCGGGCAACGAGAGAGTCGCATGCCAGCTCACAGAGACCGCTTTTTGTTCTTGCAAAAATACCTTTCGAAACCGTCACATTCCGGTGCGGCATGTGGGAGTGTATAGTGGCGTTTCTGCAACGGTGCTGCTCCAATGGGCAATGTGTCTTCTGTTACGGTCGCTTTATTCCGACGGGAAACCCACGCAACGGGGAGGGTCAAAAGCAAAAGACAATGGGGTGTTGCAGGGAGTCGATGTTGAAAGGAGGAAAAGTTGGTCTGAGCAGACAGGCCATTCAGGCAGATGAGAAAGGAAGCCAAGAGTACAGAGTAGCAATGCAACTAGTGGCCCAGAGCGGAAGCGGCCACGCAATCCTTTTACTTCCTTTTTTCACCTGGCAGCACAGaaaaagacgaaaaaaaacaCCGAAAGACAACCCTAGGAGCACAGATGCATTGACAAGCAGATGAGAATACTAGACGAAAGGGCACAAGAGACTATCTAATtagaatatatatatatatagaaaCTCTACGTGCAATACAACAAAAACAACCACTTTAGGCTCTACACGAAAAGGATCCATAGACAATGAAAGCGTGCAAGCCCAATaatgcatatatatatatatatatatacgaTGCCAATAGCGTCATCCGATTTTCAAAGGAGTGAGTTTGCTGTCATGATACGTAGAGAGCATTCTGAGACTCCAAGTCAGAGAAGGTGAAGCTTTTGCTTGGAATTCTCCAGCTGTAGGAAGTAATTTTCTCCGTTTCACTTCTCTTCGCTTCGACATCCCTCTGCTCTTTCTCACGCTTTTCCTGCTCAGCCTgttccttttgtttttcgaaCTTGATTGTGACGGTATGAGGTCGAGAAAGTCGCTCGAAAAGGTCGCGCGTCGCAGAGCCCTTCCGGCGAGAACTAGAACCGCGCGGCTTTGCTGTGAAAGATTTTTCATCTTCACTGAAACCAATCCCGTCGTCGTGGCCCTGTGAGCCGTCTCTGGCTTTGCTACTATTTTCTCTGTCATACGGCGCCTCCCCACGCTCTTGCTGGCGCTTGAGATCAATTAGCCGCTCCTGCTCAGCCTTTTCCTTGTTGTAACGCTGTGCATCCGCGTACAACCGCAGGAAAACCTCTTTGGGATCAGCCTGAGAGTCCACCGCCGAGCGGTGCGGATTCACGAAAGTGGAGCGCGAGCCGTGAGATGCATTTCTCTCGATTTCAGCGTTGTCGATTTCTTTttgcgcgcagcggctggcaCTGCGTCTCTTCGCGGCGTCAGCGTCACCGTGCATCCTATCGTATACGTCGTTCTCGTGGCCACCGCAACTTACACGCAGTGAATACGCCCTCTCGCTTTCGCGGTGGGTAGACTTTTGCATACGCATTTTTCGCCGCCACGACGCGTTGTTCACCTTCGGCTGAAACGTGCAGTTTTCTTCGTCATCGCGCATGCGCTCATCTTCATCCAGGTGGCCTTGCGATGTCGGGCGCCGTGCTAAATAGTTGGACTCCTGATGGTCCTGCGCCTTCAGAGCAGGATGGATTGTatccacctgctgcgccatATACGAGCAAGCCTCTGCTGGCCGCTCCCTCGcttgctgcggcaccgctgcctcttcGTCCTGTGATCGAGCACTGGTACTCATTTCTATGGGCAAGTCACGCGATACGGGAGTGCCGCAAGAAGCAGACAATTTAGAGAACGGAGCGTGCCGTTCACCGCGCGGCTGCTCATAATCGTTTCTGGATGGCCAAGGATGATTTTCAGTGGGCCGCGTCATCTGTCGTTTTGCGCGATCTATAATGCTCTCGGGTTGATCTTGGGGAATACCGCCGTGTGAGCGCGGCTGAAACGACGGCTTTGTTCTTACTGAAGGATGAGCATGCTGTACTGAAGAGACATGCGATGGAACCTCTGACGCTGGCTTTTGTGCAGTTGTCCTTGGTGCTGTGGTTTCGTGCCGCTGCGATTCTTCTACCCGGTGAAACCCGGAGACAGCGCTGTCGTTTTTTAGCCAGCGACTCTCGATATCCGCTCGTGGATGCTGGGCAAAATACTGGTGATACTTCTCAGCAAGACTACCCAGCTGTGTGACTGCGTGGAGCTCACTTTTTACGTTTACCGGCCGTTCCTGAGAACGACGGAGCATTTCATGGTTACACCCGAGAGCCGCCTTGTCGTACAAAATACGCACTGGTGTGGAGGGCACAAAACAAGGAGGGGTTCTTGCCCGTGAGTCAAAATACTCTAGCTGCTCCTGCGGCAAATCATAGTGTGCACGTTTTAAATAAGAAGACTCCATCTCCTCTAGCACCGTCCTGTTTTCGTCACAGGACAGAAAAGTGCTCTTGCTGtattttcttttttatttCCTTTGTTGCTTTTGAGAGCTTTTGGGGAGGAGTTTGCAGTAGGCAGTATTGTATGTGTCAAATTAGAAAACAGGAGTTTCTTGAGTATAAGCCAATAAAGCATAAAGtgctatttttttttcgttgtccAAAGCAAAAGGGAGAAAGACGCGCATGCTTTCAATAGACTTCCCAAAAATAGCAAAGCGACGAGTTTTCGCAGACGGCAATCGAAAGAGCTCAgtcttccctctcttttttttttgccggAGCAGGTCCATTATCTGTAGCGATGCAACGCCGTAGCGTCGCTACGTCGTAGGGGCTTGAGCCTGCCACCAACAGAAGCGGTTCGGCATTTTGACAGAGATAGAAAGCTGGTTGGCGTCTACTCAAAGAGTGTGGTCACAGGACCGCGTGACACCACGCACGGAGAGTCCCACATAGCCAAGAGGTTTGTCCTCAGAAACCAAACAGATCTGGCTGAGATGAAGCGCAAAGTGGATAACATCATGTCGCAGAGCTGCTACCGGTAATCGGCTTTCAATTAATTCAATAATCGCATTTGTAtttgtgctgctgctaaATAGCTTTTCCTTCATACGATAAACGAGAGTCAATACAGCATAAAATAGAAGCTAAGACACACCAAGCATATGCAGCGGGAAAAAAGCTCTCATTTCTCTGTATTGAATCGGCGCAGGGTTGCGATGAAAGTCTTGCCCATGAGAAGTTTTCAATTGGATCAAAACCACTTTGCATTCGAACAAGTACTTGAGTAAATTTGATGTGTGTTTTTTCTCGACAAACTAAGATCGGACACAACAGACGCAACGGCCTCCACCCTTAAGCATGACCGTGGACATGGTCTGCTGAGATCAAGGTTTGCAGTCCACCCGAGTCCGTCTGGCGCTGATCGCACAGCACTTGTGCGAGAAATGAACGAGGAAGATCGCGAAAAGCCCCGTAGACGCATTGCCTGATTCGAAGGCTCGTCCTCGGCGACGAGGATTCAGCCGTAGGGCAACCCAGGTAGGAGAACTGTGGTTGCGCACGTCTATTTGTTGGCTTGTTCGTGATAGAACGTCATGTTGAAAAAAAAgatcggcgccgctgtcgcttgGGAAAAAGCTAACCAGGTCAGCCGGCAGGGACGTTGTAAACGCCGGTACCAACCTCATAGCGATCAAGTCTATCataccgctgctgcgcgcggcttTCCGCCTGCTTTCGAAAGCGGTAGACAAAGAATGTGCTCACCGCCAAGGTGCAGGCGCAGAAAACTTCGAACATGATAAAGGGAGTGCTGCTCCTCTCCGAACTTGCCCCGTCGGGGCATTGCACGCTGTTCATTGCTAGGACTCAGTTCCAATGATGGTTTGAACAATTCGGAGAACGACTTCTGAAATacgagagaagaggaaaaagaatATTTTGCGTTCATTTGGATTGAAGTCTTGAGGTGCATGGGGGGTGGCTTCCCAGGACTGGTGGGCTGCCGGCTTGCGTCGCGGTTCTGTTGGGATGTGGCCGTGCCTCTTGCCTCGGGGGTGGCCGGGGTatcgcgtggtgcgctgTCTTCCCGCCTTTTCGGTtcagggggggggggggctccTGCCCGGGGCTTTTGCTCTCCGCCGCGCTGGGGGCGGGCCCAGGGTTCGGGGCGCCCCTCCCGGGAAGGCGAGCGCCGGCTCTTGGCGGCCGGGGAGGCCGCGGCTTGGGAATAGGCGGAGGGCGAAAAGCGTGGCGAAAAGATGGCGTTTTTACGAGTGTGAGGGGGCGGGAGTGAGTTGCACGGCGTGGGGCGCTAGTGGTGTTCACGGCTCTGCCTAGTTTTGCTTTTTTGTGCGTTACAGTTGACAACGGGGGGGGGACTACAGCTTAATCGCGCGCCCGCTTCTCACCtggcgccacctcctctgcctgcggctcttgctcttcctcttcgccaaGAAACGTCGGAGCCACGACAAGGGGCTTGTCGCCGGACGGAAACATGGCGCCGTTCAGCTCGGCGATCGCGCGCTCGTACCCAGCACGGTCCTCCAGCTCTACCAAGGCGTAACCGGCGCAGAAGCAGTCGGCGTTCAGGGGGATCTTAATATCGGTGATGGCGCCAAAGTAGCCCGGATCACCCTCCTTGAACGAGACGAGGTAGTTGGCTATGTCTTCCTGCGTTGTTGTTTCCGGCAGGTTCGAGAAAAAGAGCACCCAACCCTCGATGCTCGGAATGGGATAGCCTGGCTGTATGTCGTCTgggcgctgcaggcgttCGTACTGCGTgcgagcgcggcgcacgcggcgtAGCTGCCGCAGTCCGGTGCtggtggctgcggtggcttCCATCGGAGCAAACAGCGATTGCGGTGGGACGCGTGTACCTTGCGGTGGCTAACAACGAGATTTACGTGCTTTCGTTTGGCGCCGCTGAGAGAGCAGTCTCAGCGTCTTGAGGGCGTGTGTGATGAGAAGTGCTGCGTGAACTCAGCAACGGGTGGTACGACACCGACACtctcagagagagagagagacagcaagagggagagagcaacAGCGAAAAGCATggaagagggcggagggcaATGTGACGGGCATGAGCATGCGTTTCTCATTCGATGACGCAGCTGTGGTTgccagcagaggcagcacaGCCTGCTACAGCTAGATGCTTCGCACCTTTACCCTCAACCACTCGTCTCACGTGCACCCGGGCTAAGTTCTAGGGCCCTCAAGAGGCTCGCCTGTGAAGGTACATTACTcttttttcgtgtgcgtgtgtgtgggcttCACCTGTGCGCATATCGCACAGTGCGGAGAGAGGGCCGTTCGCCCCACAAGAAAGGGGCAAATATGCAGCCTTGCACATGAAAACACAGAGCGTTCCTCGAGCGCTCACGACTTCCACCACACAAAGGAAGATGGACTCGCGAGAAGAACGTCGCGGCCACCACGTCACAGATCGTCGCCGTTCCACCGCAGCCCCGGCTtcgcagtggcgccgccgtaCCCGGTCAGGCGCGGACCATAGCGGTGATCCCCCTTCACATACCCGCCTCGCATATTGCCGGTGACAACGTACTGCCCATATGCCTTGATGACCGTCGCCACGGAGTTATTACGCGAGTACACGTTGCCAGTCTTGACAGTGGCAAAACGTTGCGACCGGGACAGCATCGCGTCGATCTTCTCCTGTAGCTCTGCCGGCGTGCATGCCTCCACACCTTCGCCAAGCTCCACACGAATGGGGTACAGGATGCCAGCACGCGCGTAGGGTTCATGCTGCCGCATCACATCGACGATACGGCAAAATACTGGCGCccgcagcacggcgcgcgAGCTGGAGCGCAGCATGCGAATGCACAAAAGCCCGTTGTCTGTTGGCCCCTGGGGTGTGCACTTCGCAACGGAACAGAGGCTTCGCTTCGAGCGGAACGACTACGGCCACTTCCGCAAGATTACGGCCTTCAACAGCAGAGACGGGGCACGCTTTTCTCCCCTGAGTGCGCGATGTTTTCCTGTTTCGCCGTGCACTCGAGTGCCTCTCATGCCTCGCAACGCTTCGTTGTCTggcgcttgctgctgctccgacGTCCCTGTTAGTAGCGAACGTGGCACCTTCGATGCACTAGCCCGTCACAGCAACGCGAAGCGAGGTGGTAGACCAGACGCAAACGacaagcagagagaaagatggGTGAAGGTGAGGAACGGTGGCAGCAAGCCCGTGCAGCAGATCCCACCAGAGTACGCTCGTTGCTCCATGATAAGAGCGAGGAAGCGAACGCCATCATTCGTGGCACCctgctctcccccctccttccacgTCAACGCTAACGTCGGCGGTGTCGACCTCGCTCCAGCGCCAGAGTATTGTGTCGCGGGCATCTTTCGTAAGGTGATGCCTCACGGGGAACGCGTGCGTTGCCATCAAACACCTGCtggggcgcgcgcgcttctgGCGTGGACGACTACCACAAGAGAGATAATGCTCTCCTTTAGGTTGCTCCTGTTGAGGTCAAGCAGCAGGAGACAAGCATGCACACTCTCACCTACATATACACGTgcacccgcgcacacaccatAAGCAGGAGCGCGAAAAGCGCCAAGACGTGCACGCATGCCGAGCAAAGGgggcgcaccggcacacgccaAGTGAAGCGGGCAATACgacagaagaggagggaaaggaCGGGCAGAGCCCTTCCTTGCCAGGACCTTTGCGTGTTTCCTTCCTTGTGTGttcggtggtggtgtccaTCATGGCAAGAGGGGGTAAGtggacgcacgcacacacacacacacacatcagaGTGTTGTGCCAGCAGGGTCCAGtgcaccctcccccccccctctgcgcGGGAGGGAGCCGATCAgactccacccctccctcctctatCCCCCTGCCAAAAATGCCGAACCGCTTCTGGTGGCGGCAGACTCAAGCGCCTACGACGTAGCGAAGCTAGAGCGAtgcatggctgctgatgtctGTGGACAGGTcctgggcggcgctgcgtcggggcgacctgcgaccgtgagCTCGgttgtgccatccatgtgacgggcggcgtgccagcgtgactcgagcgcatCACAGCCGAccctcacactgcccactggcatgtgtgcgtgtgtgtgtgggtgtgggtgtgtggggcctgcaccaccgcgaGGGGGGCACACCAGGTGGTGACCGGCTCATGCGACATatccgtcggcggcggcaaggcaGAACTCATGGGAAAGCGGGGCATCGGTAGGGCAAAGAAGGGGAGAAGCCACGGAAAGACAGGAGCGCAGGAAAGACATATAGAGATGCAGTGTGTGCACCCCACCACCCATTCACCGccatcctccccctccccctccccctcgtcCCCAGTAGACACAATACGGTCGGCAAGCGCCGACCCTGTGTGCTTTAACGTGGCCTTTACTGGGTTGTTTGTCCGTccgcgcacgtgtgcagaCGCACCCGAGCGCAAGCAACAGTATGCCCCGCCTGGTTCAAGAGGCAGAAtaaaaggagggagggagatggtCTCACACGATGCGTCGAGCACGCCGCTTGGGCGGGTACGGGGGCCCAATCGAGAAGcgcaacgaaaaaaaaaagagggaaggggactTCTGTTGAGTGAGTGCGGCAGAATAACAAAGCCGACATCGAGCATCGGTCCCTTGCATTCTCTCATAATGGTGGTATAGGTAAATAAGCGGTTTCTAGAGCGTCGGCCCCGGCCGCCTcaccgcccctctccctatCGAACGCCTCACCCGCCCACGTGTTTCTCCGTATCTGCGTGGGGATAGAAGGGCGACAGAAGAAGGATGATACGAAAGCGGCGATATGCGAAGACGTGCTGCGCTTTTCGACGATATGTCTCCGCTATCGCCCCTCCACTCTAATCCACTCCCAGTtaacgcgcagcagcagacatgGGGAAGCAGAGCTGGAGAttggaggagaggcggaggggcgcggagaaggcgacaggtctcgctctccctcaaGAGGTGTGTATCAGTCCTTAGCACCGGAGTCACATGTGGGAGCGCAGCGCGTGAGTAGTGTCCCACAAAAGAAGCGACCAAGACCCGACATACACATGTGCATACACAGCGAGCACTCACCCGTACGCAAGATGCTCGAGCAATTTCCTGTTGCCAAGCTCccctgcgcacgcgcgtgctgcacgtcCGTCAGATCTTTGACGAGGCCGCAGCCTGCAGTAGCGGCAGCAACTTCTTCTCGATTTCGGACACCGTCGCACCGGGCGCGAAGCGGCACACGGGATGGCCGTCCTTGTCCACCAGGAACGCCGTGAAGTTCCACTTCACAAACGTCGTGCCGAGGATACCCTTGCACTTGCTCTTCAAGTAGTGGTACAGCGGGTGCTCGTGCTCGCCGTTGACACAGACCTTCTCCATAATGGGGAACTCAGCCTTGAAACGCGTGCAGGCGAactccttcacctcctcctctgttcCAGGTTCCTGACCGGCGAACTGGTTGCACGGGAACGCCAGTACCGTGAAGCCGAGATGCTTGTACTTGTTGTATAGCGTCGTGGCTGTCTCGTAGCCGCCCTTGGTGAAGCCGCACTTGCTGGCTACGTTGTAGATGAGAAGCGGATGGCCCTTGTGCTGGCCAAGGTCGTATGGCTGGTGGTCGCTGCCGTTGACCTTGAAATCGTAGATAGAGGACgcctgtgctgcagcggcggcgcggcgaaaAGGTGGCAAGCGCAGCATGTCAGGCCTGTACGGGGGTGCGgtactgcagcagcagaggcaacACGTATCTGAAGTGCGTGTTTGACTTTTCTCTCTGAGCGTCGTGCACTTGATTGCTCGATGAACGCATCAACAGGAGTGCACGCAGATGTGTAGGTGtatgcgtgcacgcgctgagatgcagctgcgcgtgcctTCTGTTGGCAGACGGGCAGTGAGGGCAGTGAAGAGCTAGGAGGTGTGATGGAtgaggaggggtggaggagcaTCATCAGGCAAAAATGCACACATCAAGGAGAGGCGAGAGACGAAGATTGTGGACTGGTGGC harbors:
- a CDS encoding putative glutathione peroxidase-like protein, which produces MLRLPPFRRAAAAAQASSIYDFKVNGSDHQPYDLGQHKGHPLLIYNVASKCGFTKGGYETATTLYNKYKHLGFTVLAFPCNQFAGQEPGTEEEVKEFACTRFKAEFPIMEKVCVNGEHEHPLYHYLKSKCKGILGTTFVKWNFTAFLVDKDGHPVCRFAPGATVSEIEKKLLPLLQAAASSKI